In the Lutra lutra chromosome 12, mLutLut1.2, whole genome shotgun sequence genome, AAATTATCTCTCATATATAATGTGAAATGTACAATGATTAAAACTGGCATTTCTGAAAGCATTGTTAAGATATTTAGATTTGTAGCACTAGCAGGGGCACTGCGTATAACCTATTTaagattttagtaatttttatccTGTTTCATTAATACTGGCTCAGAAATTATAATGTATACTTTGTGTTTATTTCCTATATGccaatgatttttgtcttttggcACACGATTTTCTTCAACAGCAAGATGGTTACCCTTGTAGCCGGTTTCCTTAAAAACTATTCTTAGTTCTATGATCATTTCCTGTGATATGTTTTTGACCTTCTAGATTTTCAGATTACTGCACCAAGTAGAAAGAGAACAGTTTtccttagaaagagaaagagtgagatatttttcaagtactttctatgctttcttattatttataaaaatgcctAATAGTGTCCTAGTAAGCCTAGAATTAGCTTCTGGCCTCCATCGTGTTTTGTGACGAAATGTTCGATTAAAAAAAAACGACTCTGATCCATTTACTATGGCAAAAGGATACagctttcctgttttctctttcttgccttgaGCTCGTATTTTTTAGAAGCACATATTTTGAAAACCACTTATAGGTTTTTCCCACGCCATCTAAACTGCCATTCAGTAGAATCCAGAAATTTACCCAAATGGTATCTAAGCCAAACTACAGGACAGggacttctctcttttcccctttccatttttaaagactattttattttaggatCCTATAAAGCCAGTCTGTCACATTATGTTGTGCTGCCTACGCCAAATGGTTCTCTCtacacaaaagcagaaaatattccAAAACTCCTTTGTTGGTAAATAATTTCTTggcaaatacttttatttttatcagtacaCTATCAGACCGTAGCAATTTCAAACTGGATTAGAATAGGGAATTTCACCTTGAAGTATTTTATATTACGACTACACAAAAGCACATAAAAAACTGGCTTTCTGAATTAGAACAGCATCAAGACTTGCCCTccataaaacacaaaatacaattttaaaaacatctagaTGAAAATCAAACTAATCTTAACTTGAAACTAAATAGCTAGATCTTGAACACGTGGTATCATGAGGAAAACATGGGGGGCAGGCTTTGCCCACATGACAAGACAGGGTTCAGGGCAGTCCAAAGACCTCTGTGCACCATGATCTCACAAAGAGTACATGTAAATGCTTCTAGAAACACGGAGAAGCCatttcaacatttattattaataCACAGTGACTCTGTGACAATACCTGCCATCTAATATAGATGCACAGGGACTTTTAACTCACcctagatatattttaaattgtttaaaaataaatagttttgcaaaaaaatagtttaaatgtcTTGCATTAATTTGATAAGTTTACAACTCTGTTATAGTTCTTAATCCAAATAGCTTATAGTGAACacttaaattatattattacagTATACTCCATATTCCATCTTATTAGGTGAAAACGtatcagaaaatgaaagaggagtcTTTGCGACAAGGTACAATCAACATTCCACCAAAATTCAGTACCTTTCCCCCTTTAAGTCAAAATACCGTAACACGGTATTATTGTGCCTTTTCTTGGTATTTCTCAGTTCTGAccctaaaaaacagaaacaacaacagcaacaaaaaatagGGACACTGGCGTGTCTGAATGACAAAGCCATTAAGGGTGACCTAAGACCTTTACTCTTACTTTTAATTGAGGGGTAAGAGATAGGAAAACTGAGTGGCAAAGGAAGAAATGTCTTAAATTATATGTTTCATCGGAGGTGGAAACATTTTCTAGATGGGGTGCTTCCAAAACACTCACTGAAGCGAATAAacactgaatttcaaaataaCCAAAGTACTGGGGATAACACACTCCTTTCTGTGCCCCAACCCAAGCGACTGAATCAGAGATAAAACAACTAATGCTGGCTGCCAATTTACTTAAGACTTAGCTaaatttaaaacaagacaaaacaaaaaaccgatTTTTAAATTGCAGTATATACGATGGGCAACAAGATTTCCATATACCTGATATGGTTTTAATATTCTTCTTACAGGAGGCTCCACAAGTTCCACAATTTTTCAACTAAAGTCatcaggttttttggttttgtttggtggagagaaggaagggtcAAATCTAGCACATCTTAACAGTGACTAcataaaagaagaatataaacCCAAATCTAAAACAAGGTTTTCTACTCAAATcaatttaaaactttatataaacTTAAATGTCGCAAGAGAATCTAGTCCTTTACGAAGGTCTGTTCTACATCAAGTTCACCCAAAGAAAATGTTGGCTAAGCTAAAGAAATCACAGATAAAACACTTTACCAAAggaaagtataattaacacaacAAAATTACTATCACAGGAAACTATGATCATCTAGTAGCTCTTCAATAATAGTTCTAGTCCCATAGGTCTTCTTATGTTATTCCAATTTGTACCAGAGCTTAATGACAGAAAAGGCAACAATTTCTAAATTGGTGGTATAcacttctttatgattttttttttcatgtaaggCCATTTATTAAAATAGACAAACCACAAGATGAAAATGAAGGCAACAGAAAAATTCAACTTTTCACAACCAAAAAACAGCACAACCTCAAAAACAATTTGGAAATAAGTGTTGTAGAAGTTATGTTGCAGATCTGCATTCCAATACCCAAGATTATGTCAAATCATAGTTCTAAATAAATCCTTCTGAAGTACgagattaaaaatcattttcagtgtATGTGTAAATTCTGCGTTTTTTCATATGGGTATGTTTATTCAACACGATCTTTGAAAACGGGCCATTTAAAGAgacataacaatattcattctgTAAGTTTCATTCAACTTTACTTAGGGTTGAATACACATGAAATGTGCTTTTAATGCATAAAAATCACAGTGGATAGCAGCAAAGGACTGGGGGGGGGTGGTTAAGGAGAATCTGATCATTCACATTGTGATTATTCTGCACATTTATGAAAGATAATTCACACTTCCAAAACCGCAAGacttccctttttaaagaaccaaaataaaCCCAAGACACCTTGCTGACACTTCCCCACCCCTGAACAAATTGATCACTTTTACACATAAAACTGAAATAGTATGGCAGCAGAAGATTTTGATAGCAATGTAAGTTTGTAAACTGTATGtcaatctctttttcttattcccaAAGTGCAAGATGCAGGGTTCTCGTCATCTTTCAGTAGTGCTTCTCCTGTAAGtaatccttcattttgtttggCAAAGGCAGTTTCTGAATCAAGTCTATCCTAGTATACTGCCGTATAACAAAACGACACAGGTACTGCAAAGAACGCACCTGCATGAACCGCGACACGGGATTGGTCAGCCTGACCGGGTAAGTTGCAGATCCAGGCAACCGAGACCGTGAATAACAAAAAGCTCCGTTTTCAGAGTCCCTGATGGAATGCTCAATTAGATCGACGATGGACGTATGTCCTTCTACGTCCGGCTGTTCATAAAAGCTAAACCTACCATTGGAGTGTTCGATTCTCGTGTGAAGCGTTTTGCCATGGGAGCGGAAGCTCAAGCTCAAAAGGTAACGGTCGTCAGAACTGTCCCGAACAAGGAAAGAGCCATCTGGCACATTCGCCAGcttcccttctgcctcccagcGCGTGATGGGTCCCCAGTACCACCCTTGTTTCGCCAGTTTTTTCAGCTCCTCTGTAAGGCTCGTCACAACCATGGGACCGCTGCTCTGCACCGAGTCATACACTCTCGCCACCCCAGGGGCAGAGTTCGGGTCAAAATTCAAATGGCAGCGCACGCTTTCGGCCACGTGGGCGTCGGCGCCGGCGAGCGCACCGAAGTTCCTTTGGACTGGATTGGTCTGCATCGGAGGTAGCAACGGTGAGAGTGGGGGGGCGTCGTCGTGAGCGGCTCGGGGGCTCTGCAGCATGACTCCGGTGGTGCCGATCAACAGGCCGTTCACCGCCTGGTCCACGAAGATCTCCGGGGCCACCACGAGGTCCTGGTCTACCTGATTCTCGTCTTGGGCGAAGGAGCCGCCTCCCACCTGCGGAGGCACCGCGGAGACCTCCATGGGCGAAGAGGTGTCCAGACAGTAGCCGCGCGGCCCCTCCAGCGGGTACATCCCCTCGTCTAAAGGCACGGTGTACTGAATGTAGTCCTGAGGCACAAGTCCGATGACGACAGGCACGTGTTCCTCGAGGTGCAGGTGCAGGTCCCCGTGCTGGGACTCGGAACCCTTGAGGGAGCTGCTCTGCTCCGGGCACACGGTGTCCGACTGCAGGTCGTGAAAATCCTTCCGCACGCCGTTCAGGGCCGGGCTCGGACTGGACGTGTGAACCAAGGCCTTGACCCTCACCTCCATCTTGATGCACGTCTCCTCCGAGGTGGTGGGCCGCAGGGGCCACGGCGTGGGGCTGTAGTGGTGGCTGCGGAGCGACGTGGAGCGGATGGGCCGCTGCGCGCGCACGTCCTTGAAGACCAGCGGCGCCGACGAGGAGGAGAAGGTGTCCTCATCGGCCGAGCCGCCGGACGCCGCGCCGCCCTTgcccttctgcttctgcttcgcCGACAGCCGCCGTTTCAACGTACCCATGAGGCTCTCGCTCTTGGAGCGGCCCTTCCCGCCCTTCTCGTCGTCGCCGCTCAGGTCGCAGCCCGCCAGCTCCTTCCCGTAGCAGCCGCCGAACAAGGGCTCGTCCTTCCCGAAGTCGCCGGCGAGCGCCGGCTGCGGCACCACCATGAAATCCGTGTCCTCCTTACTCTTGCTCAGGTTGAACGACTTCCGGAAGGTCTTGAGGCTGATCTTCTTCATGGCGACGCTCCCGCACGAGGCTCACCGGCTCTCCGCAAAGCTCTCCGCACACATCCGGGGAGGCCGCGATGCCGCATCTACGGACTCGTCCGGCCTCGCAGACCCTCCGGAGCCGTCCTCTAGAAGAATAAAacgtaaaatttaaaaaaaaagtctcatcaCGGAATATTTCCACAAAcgttttattttactgtttcaaGCCTTCAGCTTCTGGAGGCCGCCGCGCGTGTGGCGGCAGCAAGGTCGGCGCCGTCTGCGcggggcgccccccccccccccccccccccccccgccgtctCGGCCCCTCGCCCCCGGAAGAGCCCGCGGTCCTCGGCCGGTCCGCGTCTGACAAACACCGCGGGATGCCTCAAGGACAAACCctactcttcctctctcctttccgcACCTCGCCTTTGAGAAAGAGTCCAGGTTCCCGCCTTTCCTAACAACGCTCTGCCGGAGCGACGCTCGGCTGCTGTCCCCTGCGTCCCCAGCAGCACAGGCTCAGTGACGATGACACCAGGTCCAACTGGCAGAGTAACAAGCCTGGCTGATTCCTCAATAGTTTATACACACTTTCAAATAGTTAATCATCTGTAGGGACACATAAAAAGAATCCTATCATCCGCGAGAACCTGCAGAAAGTCTGGAGATGTCCCCGCATGCCTGCGAGTTCCCCAAGAAGGCTCCTGCACCTCAGCTTCCTGGCGCCCAGCACAGCCTGAGCCCCGCTCACTTTGGGGCACACCCAGCGGAAGCCACGCAGGTCTAAGTGTCGGTCTCTTTCGAAGAAGATTATGAAGCATATTTCCAGAATGattatttcttcctcctcttctcctcctcctcctcccccccccccccccccggcccggcaaatttttacttttgtatccaaaaatatgttttctaaacTATCGTATAAAACATTCCATCATAGAAAAGACAGGATTTTAACTCTGTAAAGACCTTCTGAATATCATTTTATAGGGAAAATTTGGGGCCCCAGAAGTGATACTGGTAACAGTAGTACCTGCCTTGCAAAGACATTCTGTTTTAAGCTACACatgttttatttcctctctgtccAAGCTCTGCAGTTTCTGCAACCATCAAAGTATAATATCCTAAAATAAGATGATTAGCTTGACTTGAGCAAAATGCTAATAAAACTAAGAGCAAGATTCTCCCCACCCATCAGTTTAGCACCACTCTGTTtctgggcaaaagaaaaaaagctctaAGCTTGATGACATTCACAAATTCACTATGCATTTGCTAAGTCCCTGCTACACACCCAGCACTGTATGGTCATACACAGATTATTAAATCGTTTATGGCCTCATAATCTAGTAGCACAGAGAgatgtatgaatgtatgtatgaaTGGACAATTTTTAAGACAAACCTATTAATAATATACTGATGATAACACAAAGGGAACTAAGAGGAGAGACATCTTACAAACGTTTACAGATAGGATTTGGTTACTGTGTGCATAGAATctgaatgaaatcatttttaataaaagccACTCATATCAGACAATCTATCAGGGGATCAGCAATATCATCTCCataaaggaaaaagcaattttaaaaagtcttactgTCATGTACTATGTTTTCGagaaatttgtaaaattaaaatgcatatatgtacTTGGAGGGCCAGTTACTTTTAAACATACTAAGTTGTCTATTAGATGAACTCACTATCCAAGTATCATTATCTTCCACCAAGCATAAACATGTAATATTTAAgttattaacaattttaatttgtttaacaaAAATATGACCACTCATAAACATGAAATGGAGAGTGTAACAATATACTTTAGTTGGCAAGTCACTCCTTCTGAGTAGACCACAGAGGTTTTGTAGCCAAAGACAAATTCCAACATGTAATCTtttctgataataataataatccaactGTGGTTGTGATAGGTACATCTCTAAGTATAACACCGCCACACAGCAGAATTTAGAGATTGTGTTGCTATACGATAAAGATGAATTACAACCACTAGAAAGAAGCGGATATGAAACACAAGTTAAGTAAGCTCTTCTCTTACACAATACGTGTAAattatgttgaaattttaaaaggtcaacaagaaaaaagaacaacagaaaggAGCCGATATCCTGTGTatcatagaaataataaatagtaagtaAAAATGTACAAAGTGGCTTTCTGGTAAAAATCAATATTGTGTATTTGCATCAGATGAGCCCAATCTCATGGGCTTGTGGATGAGCAAGTCCTGGGCCAGGACCGTGACACCCTGCACCCCCAACTATGCAACCGCTCCGGGGGTCATCAACCAATGATGTCACAAAACCTACCACACTTAGAGTTTCCATAGTAATTATCATATCAACTTGCCTTGCTACAGAAATACTTTAGGAAGGCAAGTGTATGTAGCTCCATGAAAATCTGTACGCTGCATGTGCACATCCTTCATGACagtatgaagttttaaaaatgcctGAAAGTCAGTCATACATTCTGCTCCAACTAAATACCACTCCAGAGTAACATAAAGTAATGTAATACTACATGTGAATGTGCCATGGAAATATCTGGAGAAATCTTTGCAAATAAACACTATCACACACAGAAGCAGGTCCATGCATACATGGAAACAGGGCACATGACAGAAGGCAAACCGATGGCaaaggacacaattcagtcctcAGCACGAAGACAACTGGTTATACGTCTGGAAAAACGAGAAAACTGGATTCCATACCTCACACCAGCAGTGGAAATAAATTATGAGCAGATTAAAGATCTAACAGTGAAAATCTCATTTTAGTtggaacaaaatacaaaatatctttaaGACTTTGAGATAGGAATAAAATGTCTaagtgctcgctttggcagcacatatactaaaaataggaataaaatgtcTTAAGGCacaaaaaaggataaagaataaaatcgggcacctggctggctcagtgggaatagcatgtgactcttgatcttggggtctcacatcagtttgagccccatgttgggggtagagattactttaaaaaataaaagctttaaaaaaataataaaacttgttCGAAAGATACCACAAAGGGACTGAGATGTCACCTGTCAAATTCTTTTGTGAAGCTAAGAAAAACAACGTAAGTATACCAAAGCATCCACTAACTTCTCTTAATcagagagaacttttttttttaaaagattttatctacttgatagagagcgagcatgaacaggagcagcaagcagaggcagagggagaggcaggctccccactgagcagggagcccgatgggggggcttgatcccaggaccctgggatcacaacctgagctggaggcagatgcctaacgaataagccactcaggcatcttcagagagaacttttttctttaagattttttttttttaaatttatttgacacagagagagagagagagagagagaggtcacaagcagatagagaggcaggcagagagagagggggaagcagattccctgctgagcagggagcccgatgtggggctcgatcccaggaccctgggatcatgacctgagccaaaggcagaggattaacccactgagccacccaggcgcccccccccacccccatagaGAACTTTAAAGTACAATTCTTCATAGCAGTAGAAATTGCATTTAATTGTCTTAACAGGCTGAAATGGTGACCTGAAGACTAATAAAACCTCCTGTGTTCGTGATAATTTTCTGGCTCACTAGCACAATGAATCCAATTTTGTTCATAAAAGAACTGGGCATCAAGTCACACAGAGATTAAGAAAACTTAATTACCAATagctataaaacataaaactaaaggATGCAAACATGAGACAAAACAAACATGTTCAACCCCAGTAACAGGGATGTTGCAAAGAAAGTACTGTTTGCATTAATTCTTTAACcctctcagccacccaggcatcccatgtttGCATTAATTCTTGAAAATCAGCAAATTCTCCACAAACTAGGTAGGTCAACAGATCAACAACCAGAATGGCTTATATATGTTCTGTCTGGACTGTCACTTCAACATCTCTCAAACCCAAACATGTACATCAACCTAAAATCTGACCCACAGGCTCAAGCCCAGTTCATTTTCTAGGAGTAGTATAAAGTGTTAGCTCAGTTTCTATCTTAATAACAAAGGTATTTGTTCTCCTGTTTCTGTGCCTGGTTATGCTATTCCCTCCTCCTGGCAaaagttctctttatttttcctagtcCACCTTTCAgagaattccttaaaaaaatattcctcttCCTGAAATCTGCTCTGATCACCCTCCAGAAGGgagttctctctcccttctccaaacACAACCTGCATTTATTTAATAGTATGTCACACAGTGACCTAGAACTGCTTGCATTCTATTCCTATCTTACTCCCCAGATGGTAGTGCTTGAAGAAAGAGGCCATGtctcattcatttttctattcctaACCAGGAACTACCactacatatttattataatttgtttaaaatctttGATACCAAATAAATATTCCTTCAC is a window encoding:
- the SOCS6 gene encoding suppressor of cytokine signaling 6; translation: MKKISLKTFRKSFNLSKSKEDTDFMVVPQPALAGDFGKDEPLFGGCYGKELAGCDLSGDDEKGGKGRSKSESLMGTLKRRLSAKQKQKGKGGAASGGSADEDTFSSSSAPLVFKDVRAQRPIRSTSLRSHHYSPTPWPLRPTTSEETCIKMEVRVKALVHTSSPSPALNGVRKDFHDLQSDTVCPEQSSSLKGSESQHGDLHLHLEEHVPVVIGLVPQDYIQYTVPLDEGMYPLEGPRGYCLDTSSPMEVSAVPPQVGGGSFAQDENQVDQDLVVAPEIFVDQAVNGLLIGTTGVMLQSPRAAHDDAPPLSPLLPPMQTNPVQRNFGALAGADAHVAESVRCHLNFDPNSAPGVARVYDSVQSSGPMVVTSLTEELKKLAKQGWYWGPITRWEAEGKLANVPDGSFLVRDSSDDRYLLSLSFRSHGKTLHTRIEHSNGRFSFYEQPDVEGHTSIVDLIEHSIRDSENGAFCYSRSRLPGSATYPVRLTNPVSRFMQVRSLQYLCRFVIRQYTRIDLIQKLPLPNKMKDYLQEKHY